One Halorientalis litorea DNA segment encodes these proteins:
- a CDS encoding PHP domain-containing protein — MYAAELHCHSSLSYDGRDPVELLLGQAEAVGLDAIAVTDHDEIDASLDAADRADDYGLVGIPGMEVSSAAGHVLALGVEEAVPPGLPFAETLDRIRDRGGIAVVPHPFQESRSGVLANISRMELTAADAIEVYNSRLLTGRANRQAETFARQYDMAMTAGSDAHISEMVGQAVTRIDAAERTADAMLAAIRDGRTTVEGRRTPWRISFRQAAGGVKRRVRNRFSDLL, encoded by the coding sequence GTGTACGCCGCCGAGTTGCACTGTCACTCGTCGTTGTCCTACGACGGCCGCGACCCCGTCGAACTCTTGTTGGGACAGGCGGAGGCGGTCGGACTCGACGCCATCGCCGTCACGGACCACGACGAGATAGACGCGAGCCTCGACGCCGCCGACAGGGCCGACGACTACGGCCTCGTCGGAATTCCCGGAATGGAAGTGTCCAGTGCCGCGGGTCACGTCCTCGCACTCGGCGTCGAGGAGGCCGTCCCTCCGGGACTGCCGTTCGCCGAGACGCTCGACCGCATCCGTGACCGCGGCGGCATCGCCGTGGTGCCACACCCGTTTCAGGAGTCGCGGAGCGGCGTCCTCGCGAACATCTCGCGCATGGAACTCACTGCCGCCGACGCTATCGAGGTGTACAACTCCCGCCTCCTGACTGGGCGGGCCAACCGACAGGCCGAAACATTCGCCCGGCAGTACGACATGGCGATGACCGCCGGGAGCGACGCCCACATCAGCGAGATGGTCGGGCAGGCGGTCACGCGCATCGACGCGGCCGAGCGCACCGCCGACGCGATGCTCGCGGCCATCCGCGACGGACGAACGACCGTCGAAGGACGCCGCACGCCGTGGCGGATTAGCTTCCGACAGGCCGCCGGCGGCGTGAAACGCCGGGTCCGCAACCGCTTTTCGGACCTGCTATGA
- a CDS encoding asparagine synthase C-terminal domain-containing protein, translating into MRGADTETVRAALDAGDPLPGTRGFAGELDGQLVRDVLGRVPLYAESAAPTTWAFDPTTLTDPNPVPAGHVRTQTGDERVWELPDPDPFADDATAVETVRDAVETSIDGVDTDGLAVAFSGGLDSALLAARLDAPLYVTGFPDSHDVAAARSAAEALDRSVTVVELTHDDIEQAVPEVVRATGRRNAMDVNIALPLYLTARRVAADGYDRLAVGQGADELFGGYAKVAKASDDPRVDAGTVRGATRELLGTLAEQLPRDTLTLQAAGVEPAAPYLHDRVVAAALRLPGSLLVADRDGDPTRKHALREAARVSLPEDVVDRDKKAVQYGTLVARELDRLARQAGFKRRMDDHVSQYIADRCE; encoded by the coding sequence ATACGTGGGGCCGACACCGAGACGGTCCGTGCCGCCCTCGACGCCGGTGACCCTCTCCCGGGAACCCGCGGGTTCGCCGGGGAACTCGACGGGCAACTCGTCCGCGACGTGTTGGGGCGGGTCCCGCTCTACGCCGAGTCCGCGGCCCCGACGACGTGGGCGTTCGACCCGACGACCCTCACGGACCCGAATCCGGTGCCAGCGGGCCACGTCCGCACGCAGACCGGTGACGAACGGGTGTGGGAACTCCCGGACCCCGACCCGTTCGCCGACGACGCCACGGCCGTCGAGACGGTTCGGGACGCCGTCGAGACGAGCATCGACGGCGTGGACACGGACGGCCTCGCCGTCGCCTTCTCTGGCGGCCTCGATTCGGCACTGCTGGCCGCCCGTCTCGACGCGCCGCTGTACGTCACGGGCTTTCCCGACAGCCACGACGTGGCCGCCGCTCGCTCGGCCGCCGAGGCACTCGACCGGTCGGTGACGGTAGTCGAGTTGACACACGACGACATCGAGCAGGCAGTCCCCGAGGTGGTGCGGGCGACGGGTCGCCGGAACGCCATGGACGTCAACATCGCGCTCCCGCTGTACCTGACCGCCCGCCGCGTCGCCGCCGACGGCTACGACAGGCTGGCAGTCGGACAGGGTGCGGACGAACTGTTCGGCGGCTACGCGAAGGTGGCGAAGGCCTCGGACGACCCCCGTGTCGACGCGGGGACGGTGCGCGGGGCGACCCGTGAACTCCTCGGGACGCTCGCGGAGCAACTGCCACGCGACACGCTCACCCTGCAGGCGGCCGGCGTCGAACCCGCCGCGCCGTATCTCCACGACCGGGTGGTCGCCGCGGCACTTCGCCTTCCGGGCTCCCTCCTCGTCGCTGACCGGGACGGCGACCCGACGAGGAAGCACGCGCTCCGCGAGGCGGCCCGGGTGTCGCTCCCCGAGGACGTGGTCGACAGGGACAAGAAAGCCGTCCAGTACGGGACCCTCGTCGCACGGGAACTCGACAGGCTAGCCCGGCAGGCGGGCTTCAAGCGGCGGATGGACGACCACGTCTCACAGTACATCGCCGACCGCTGTGAGTGA
- a CDS encoding plastocyanin/azurin family copper-binding protein: protein MDRRRFLGRAGLLACFGVAGCVGGTDSTDTETETPPSTDTPTRTPTATQRATETRTPTATATPTETPTETATRTETATPPPESVTVAVGPDGRFRFRPETFVVAVGGRVTWDWEGNSHNIGVADTPDGASWSGHDEMLYDTGHTYSYTFETPGQYEYFCSPHRGTGMVGSFTVR, encoded by the coding sequence ATGGACCGGCGTCGATTCCTCGGCCGTGCTGGATTGCTCGCCTGCTTCGGTGTCGCTGGGTGTGTCGGCGGGACGGACTCGACTGACACCGAAACCGAAACACCACCGTCCACGGACACGCCAACCCGGACGCCGACAGCAACACAGCGGGCAACGGAAACCCGGACGCCGACGGCGACGGCGACACCGACGGAGACGCCAACCGAGACGGCGACACGGACCGAAACAGCCACTCCGCCGCCGGAGTCAGTTACCGTCGCCGTCGGCCCGGACGGGCGGTTCCGGTTCCGACCGGAGACGTTCGTGGTGGCCGTCGGCGGACGAGTAACGTGGGACTGGGAGGGCAACAGCCACAATATCGGTGTCGCCGACACGCCGGACGGTGCCTCGTGGTCGGGGCACGACGAGATGCTGTACGATACTGGGCATACCTACAGTTACACGTTCGAGACGCCCGGGCAGTACGAGTACTTCTGTAGTCCGCACCGCGGTACCGGGATGGTCGGGTCCTTTACTGTTCGGTGA
- a CDS encoding transcription initiation factor IIB has protein sequence MTDTTIREYTRERASEDEDQASTDEETETLVCPECDGNLVSDSERGETVCEDCGLVVEEDEIDPGPEWRAFDASEKDEKSRVGAPTTNMMHDKGLSTNIGWQDKDAYGNSLSSRQREKMQRLRTWNERFRTRDSKERNLKQALGEIDRMASALGLPENVRETASVIYRRALDEDLLPGRSIEGVSTASLYAAARQAGTPRSLDEIDAVSRVEKDEVARTYRYVVRELNLEIQPADPESYVPRFVSDLDLSDEVERRARELLSTAKSKGVHSGKSPVGLAAAAVYAASLLANEKVTQSEVSEVAQISEVTIRNRYHELLEAEGQVV, from the coding sequence ATGACAGACACCACCATCAGAGAATACACGCGCGAGCGCGCGAGCGAGGACGAAGACCAAGCGTCGACTGACGAAGAGACTGAGACACTCGTCTGCCCCGAGTGTGACGGCAACCTCGTCAGCGACTCCGAGCGTGGCGAGACGGTTTGTGAAGACTGCGGCCTCGTCGTCGAGGAGGACGAAATCGACCCCGGGCCGGAGTGGCGCGCGTTCGACGCCAGCGAGAAAGACGAGAAGTCCCGCGTCGGTGCCCCCACCACCAACATGATGCACGACAAGGGACTGTCGACCAACATCGGCTGGCAGGACAAAGACGCCTACGGCAACTCACTGTCCTCACGCCAGCGCGAGAAGATGCAGCGACTGCGCACGTGGAACGAGCGGTTCCGGACCCGCGACTCGAAAGAGCGCAACCTCAAGCAGGCACTCGGCGAAATCGACCGCATGGCCTCCGCCCTCGGCCTCCCCGAGAACGTCCGAGAAACCGCCAGCGTCATCTATCGCCGCGCGCTCGACGAGGACCTCCTCCCCGGCCGCTCCATCGAAGGCGTCTCCACCGCCTCGCTCTACGCCGCCGCCCGGCAGGCCGGAACGCCCCGGAGCCTCGACGAGATAGACGCCGTCTCCCGCGTCGAGAAAGACGAAGTCGCCCGGACGTACCGCTACGTCGTGCGGGAACTGAACCTCGAAATCCAGCCCGCCGACCCCGAGAGCTACGTCCCCCGCTTCGTCTCCGACCTCGACCTCTCCGACGAAGTCGAACGCCGCGCCCGCGAACTGCTCTCGACGGCGAAGTCGAAGGGCGTTCACTCCGGCAAGTCCCCCGTCGGGCTAGCGGCCGCGGCCGTCTACGCCGCGTCACTGCTCGCCAACGAGAAGGTCACACAGAGCGAGGTCAGCGAGGTGGCCCAGATTAGCGAGGTCACCATCCGCAACCGGTATCACGAACTGCTGGAAGCCGAAGGCCAAGTAGTCTGA
- the gatC gene encoding Asp-tRNA(Asn)/Glu-tRNA(Gln) amidotransferase subunit GatC, which yields MSDPAVDREEVRHVASLARIDLDDDEVDRFAEQFADILDYFETLDEVPEVESEADLANVMRPDEERESLSQEDALQNAPDSEAGFFKGPKVS from the coding sequence ATGAGCGACCCCGCCGTAGACCGTGAGGAGGTCCGACACGTGGCCTCGCTGGCGCGGATCGACCTCGACGACGACGAGGTCGACCGCTTCGCCGAGCAGTTCGCCGACATCCTCGACTACTTCGAGACGCTCGACGAGGTGCCCGAAGTCGAGTCCGAGGCGGACCTCGCCAACGTCATGCGCCCGGACGAGGAACGCGAATCGCTGAGCCAAGAGGACGCACTGCAGAACGCCCCGGACAGCGAAGCGGGCTTTTTCAAAGGGCCGAAGGTCTCCTGA
- the gatA gene encoding Asp-tRNA(Asn)/Glu-tRNA(Gln) amidotransferase subunit GatA, whose translation MMSYNLYITEETVEGAADGPLAGRTVAVKDNISTAGLRTTCGSEMLADYVPPYDATAVKRLKDAGATITGKTNMDEFGMGTTTETSAFGPTENPAAEGRVPGGSSGGSAAAVAAGEADLALGSDTGGSVRCPAAFCGVVGIKPTYGLVSRYGLVAYANSLEQIGPFGRTVEDAAELLSVVAGPDEYDATTREAPPDSEAAVDYAAAADGDVDGMEIGVPTELLDGADEGVVETFWDAIAELEAQGASYHEVDLPSVEHAVEAYYVIAMSEASSNLARFDGVRYGPESDHEGNWNEEFADVRDRGFGEEVKRRVLLGTYALSAGYHDKYYKKAQDARAWVKQDFDSALEDADVLASPTMPVPPMAMGESLDDPLRMYLADANTTPVNLANLPAISVPAGETDEGPVGLQFVGPAFGEETIIRAGSALA comes from the coding sequence CTGATGTCGTACAACCTCTACATCACCGAGGAGACGGTCGAGGGGGCCGCCGACGGCCCGCTCGCCGGCCGGACGGTCGCCGTCAAGGACAACATCTCGACGGCGGGACTCCGCACGACCTGCGGGTCCGAGATGCTCGCAGACTACGTGCCCCCATACGACGCGACGGCCGTCAAGCGGCTGAAAGACGCCGGTGCGACCATCACTGGCAAGACCAACATGGACGAGTTCGGGATGGGGACGACCACCGAAACGTCGGCGTTCGGTCCCACCGAGAACCCGGCCGCCGAGGGTCGGGTACCCGGCGGGTCGTCCGGTGGCTCTGCGGCCGCCGTCGCCGCGGGCGAGGCCGACCTCGCGCTGGGGTCGGACACCGGCGGGTCGGTACGCTGTCCCGCCGCGTTCTGTGGCGTCGTCGGTATCAAACCCACCTACGGCCTCGTCTCCCGGTACGGTCTCGTCGCCTACGCGAACTCCTTGGAGCAAATCGGGCCGTTCGGCCGGACCGTCGAGGACGCCGCGGAACTCCTCTCGGTCGTCGCCGGCCCCGACGAGTACGACGCGACGACCCGCGAAGCACCGCCGGACAGTGAGGCGGCCGTGGACTACGCTGCCGCCGCCGACGGGGACGTCGACGGGATGGAAATTGGCGTGCCGACGGAACTGCTCGACGGTGCCGACGAGGGCGTCGTTGAGACGTTCTGGGACGCCATCGCGGAGTTGGAAGCACAGGGTGCGAGCTACCACGAGGTCGACCTCCCGTCCGTCGAACACGCCGTCGAAGCCTACTACGTCATCGCCATGTCCGAGGCGTCCTCGAACCTCGCACGGTTCGACGGCGTGCGCTACGGCCCCGAGAGCGACCACGAGGGCAACTGGAACGAGGAGTTCGCCGACGTGCGTGACCGCGGCTTCGGCGAGGAGGTCAAACGCCGCGTCCTCTTGGGTACGTACGCCCTCTCGGCGGGCTACCACGACAAGTACTACAAGAAGGCACAGGACGCCCGTGCGTGGGTCAAGCAGGACTTCGATTCGGCACTCGAAGACGCCGACGTACTGGCGTCACCGACAATGCCCGTCCCACCGATGGCGATGGGCGAGAGCCTAGACGACCCGCTTCGGATGTACCTCGCGGACGCTAACACGACGCCGGTGAACCTCGCCAACCTCCCCGCCATCTCGGTCCCGGCGGGCGAAACCGACGAGGGGCCGGTCGGCCTGCAGTTCGTCGGCCCGGCCTTCGGCGAGGAGACGATTATCCGGGCGGGAAGTGCGTTGGCCTAA
- a CDS encoding ATP-binding protein has product MQLTVMAVARAVSLASGLVLLGIGYRAWATRDRPLARRFALLSGTVGLSALAVAAVAPAYGPYELVWLYTYLAVPVALALLSFDHYGVDLVTTRGHAVAFVLPAVAGAIGGTVVTLGGGGMMGAGTAATLAGLPPLVVEAAGLFHEAGLYYASGLVVVAVGLFVRTVVRYDHLDTGLGASLSLVGVWPWVGFVLMPEVAATSGYDIALGMVGGGYLLCVAAVGLVAGPYDLFDSVPAAGNVGPKTALDSIDDAVFVTGTDGTLLRTNAVARETFGVADGDAVGMRLAAVLGTALDTFHATDTVDLETVGGTRRFETQVSPVPGRDGPRGHTVVLRDVTRRQTREQRLTVLNRVLRHNLRNDLNVIRAHATRIAEAEDADPETGAEQIRTTADGLFSLGERARDVERMMSFSAAPAPRADVATVVERVVADVDAAYPDTEFTSAVPDDAVAGVDERVLTITLRNVVENAAEHNDAEAPLVVASATRREDGTVCVAVSDNGPGIPETERAVVEAGTEDPLEHGSGLGLWSVKWGVTRMGGTLSFAENDPRGTVVRVDLPPATEPDRATTGTTAPAD; this is encoded by the coding sequence GTGCAACTCACCGTGATGGCGGTCGCACGCGCGGTGTCGCTGGCGAGTGGCCTCGTCCTGTTGGGCATCGGCTACCGCGCGTGGGCGACGCGTGACAGACCGCTCGCGCGGCGGTTCGCGCTTCTATCCGGGACCGTCGGGCTGTCGGCACTGGCGGTTGCCGCCGTGGCACCGGCTTACGGGCCGTACGAACTCGTCTGGCTGTACACGTATCTCGCCGTCCCGGTCGCACTCGCGTTGCTGAGTTTCGACCACTACGGGGTCGACCTCGTGACGACGCGCGGCCACGCTGTCGCGTTCGTGCTCCCCGCAGTCGCCGGTGCTATCGGCGGAACCGTCGTGACGCTCGGTGGCGGCGGAATGATGGGTGCCGGAACAGCGGCGACGCTCGCCGGCCTCCCACCGCTCGTGGTGGAGGCCGCCGGGCTGTTCCACGAAGCGGGCCTCTACTACGCCAGTGGCCTCGTCGTCGTCGCCGTCGGTCTGTTCGTCCGCACCGTCGTCCGATACGACCACCTCGACACGGGACTCGGTGCGTCGCTCTCGCTCGTCGGCGTCTGGCCGTGGGTCGGGTTCGTTCTCATGCCGGAGGTAGCCGCCACGAGCGGCTACGACATCGCACTCGGTATGGTCGGCGGCGGCTACCTCCTCTGTGTCGCGGCCGTCGGCCTCGTCGCCGGCCCGTACGACCTGTTCGATTCGGTGCCCGCGGCCGGGAACGTCGGCCCGAAGACTGCCCTCGACTCCATCGACGACGCCGTGTTCGTCACCGGAACCGACGGGACACTGCTCAGAACCAACGCCGTGGCCCGAGAGACGTTCGGAGTCGCGGACGGTGATGCCGTCGGAATGCGACTCGCCGCAGTGCTCGGAACCGCACTCGACACGTTCCACGCTACGGACACCGTCGACCTCGAAACCGTCGGCGGGACACGCCGCTTCGAGACGCAGGTGTCGCCCGTGCCCGGCCGCGACGGCCCACGCGGCCACACCGTCGTCCTCAGAGACGTGACACGGCGACAGACGCGCGAGCAACGGCTCACGGTCCTGAACCGCGTCCTCCGGCACAACCTCCGCAACGACTTGAACGTCATCCGCGCACACGCCACACGCATCGCCGAAGCCGAGGACGCGGACCCGGAGACGGGTGCCGAGCAGATACGGACGACGGCGGACGGCCTGTTCAGTCTCGGCGAGCGCGCCCGCGACGTCGAACGCATGATGTCGTTCTCGGCCGCTCCCGCTCCGCGGGCCGACGTGGCCACAGTCGTCGAGCGCGTCGTCGCCGACGTGGACGCGGCGTACCCGGACACGGAGTTTACTTCGGCCGTCCCCGACGACGCCGTCGCTGGCGTCGACGAGCGCGTCCTCACGATTACCCTCCGAAACGTGGTCGAGAACGCCGCCGAACACAACGACGCGGAGGCACCACTGGTCGTCGCGTCCGCTACCCGACGCGAGGATGGCACGGTGTGTGTGGCCGTCAGCGACAACGGCCCGGGCATCCCGGAGACGGAGCGTGCCGTGGTCGAGGCGGGCACGGAGGACCCACTCGAACACGGGAGTGGCCTCGGCCTCTGGTCGGTCAAGTGGGGCGTCACGCGGATGGGTGGGACGCTCTCGTTCGCCGAGAACGACCCGCGGGGCACCGTCGTCCGGGTCGACCTCCCACCCGCGACAGAGCCGGACCGAGCCACGACAGGAACGACTGCGCCGGCTGATTAG
- a CDS encoding FAD-binding domain-containing protein, protein MTRVLVWHRADLRTADNAALAAAAADADARPVPAFVFDPRYYGPDALACDARREFLHESLADLRRQYRSLGSDLALLHGDPRERLRTLLDSGAVDAVSLNRDVTARRGRERDRAVRDWPAVTAFADDGIVRPGPENREPDGTVTVETRDGWGDQCEAYFEADPHPRPDSLPPNPLDSDVTPDDVREQYDVAPAKTAVPEGGTVAGNERLSAFRERVGEYPSVVSPPAAAEDRSSRLSPYLAFGCLSVRQAYQTVQDAPDGRGRSMFESRLYWNRHYNQKLADWPGWTETAANPVFRGFRRDEHDPELVAAWQEGRTGFPMVDAAMRALVETGYINFRMRAMCASVFCYILREWWKRGADFMYAHLVDADAAINYTQWQAQAGLVGVHPIRVYDPAKQAREYDPDGAFVREYVPELAPLPDEHLPRPEKAPLAVQDEAGVEVGTDYPYPVVDFEARADRAREEMARLDDRAKEAVYADPTVRRRASLSRRGGRATEEAADGTGEGQATLDEF, encoded by the coding sequence GTGACCCGCGTCCTCGTCTGGCACCGTGCGGACCTGCGGACCGCGGACAACGCCGCCCTCGCGGCGGCCGCCGCGGACGCCGACGCCCGGCCCGTGCCCGCGTTCGTCTTCGACCCGCGGTACTACGGCCCCGACGCACTCGCCTGTGACGCGCGACGCGAGTTCCTCCACGAGTCGCTGGCCGACCTCCGGCGGCAGTACCGCTCGCTCGGGTCGGACCTCGCGCTCTTGCACGGCGACCCCCGTGAGCGACTGCGTACGCTCCTCGACTCCGGGGCTGTCGACGCGGTGTCTCTCAACCGCGACGTGACGGCCCGACGCGGCCGCGAGCGTGACCGCGCCGTCCGCGACTGGCCCGCTGTCACCGCGTTCGCCGACGACGGTATCGTCCGTCCCGGACCCGAGAACCGCGAACCGGACGGGACCGTCACCGTCGAGACACGCGACGGATGGGGCGACCAGTGTGAGGCGTACTTCGAGGCCGACCCGCACCCGCGCCCGGACTCGCTCCCGCCGAACCCGCTCGACAGCGACGTGACGCCCGACGACGTGCGGGAGCAATACGACGTGGCTCCGGCGAAGACGGCCGTCCCCGAGGGTGGGACCGTCGCGGGCAACGAGCGACTGTCGGCCTTCCGTGAGCGTGTCGGCGAGTACCCGTCGGTCGTCTCGCCACCCGCGGCCGCCGAGGACCGCTCGTCGCGGCTCTCGCCGTATCTCGCGTTCGGGTGTCTCTCGGTGCGGCAGGCCTACCAGACGGTACAGGACGCCCCGGACGGCCGCGGGCGGTCGATGTTCGAGTCGCGACTGTACTGGAACCGCCACTACAACCAGAAACTCGCCGACTGGCCGGGATGGACGGAGACGGCCGCGAACCCCGTCTTCCGGGGGTTCCGACGCGACGAACACGACCCGGAACTGGTGGCGGCGTGGCAGGAGGGACGGACGGGGTTCCCGATGGTCGACGCCGCGATGCGTGCCCTCGTGGAGACGGGCTACATCAACTTCCGGATGCGGGCGATGTGCGCGTCGGTCTTCTGTTACATCCTTCGGGAGTGGTGGAAGCGTGGAGCCGATTTCATGTACGCCCACCTCGTCGACGCAGACGCCGCCATCAACTACACGCAGTGGCAGGCACAGGCGGGACTCGTCGGCGTTCACCCGATTCGCGTCTACGACCCGGCCAAACAAGCCCGGGAGTACGACCCGGACGGTGCGTTCGTCCGCGAGTACGTCCCCGAACTCGCGCCGCTCCCGGACGAACACCTGCCCCGTCCCGAGAAGGCACCGCTCGCCGTACAGGACGAGGCTGGCGTCGAGGTGGGCACGGATTATCCGTATCCGGTCGTCGACTTCGAGGCACGCGCCGACCGTGCCCGCGAGGAGATGGCACGACTCGACGACCGGGCCAAAGAGGCAGTGTACGCCGACCCGACCGTCCGGCGGCGTGCGTCGCTGTCTCGACGGGGTGGGCGTGCCACGGAGGAGGCCGCGGACGGCACCGGCGAGGGGCAGGCCACACTCGACGAGTTCTGA
- a CDS encoding amidohydrolase family protein: MVTLDDVFVADAVSHAYNLHPSNYAIERYAEPVVDLMLGAEAAMPEQYRRTEESFLTDWDPSVTANMLFRESPVDFTVFHPQSITIFEDGLTSMGKAREFVEAHPNRSAQLASIDIIGMENPGDELARQADEYGVHGVKVYPSYWSDDGHTGFKMDDAETAFPLWERCADLGLDVVAVHKAVPFGNVPLDPYRVDDIEEAAASFPDLNFEIVHGGFILAEETGYRIAEHDNVYVNLEITAADAATRPDQFVETMENLLWAGGKEAVEKVIWGCGTPQFHPRLLLESLWELDFPEMESRDGTYTITDDDKRKMVGANLADAHGFDVDELQDAIGDDEYADTDLADPYSTTPFEVEA, from the coding sequence ATGGTAACACTGGACGACGTATTCGTGGCGGATGCCGTGTCCCACGCCTACAACCTGCACCCGTCGAACTACGCCATCGAGCGATACGCCGAACCCGTCGTGGACCTGATGCTGGGGGCGGAGGCGGCGATGCCCGAACAGTACCGCCGAACGGAGGAGTCTTTCCTGACCGACTGGGACCCGTCGGTGACGGCGAACATGTTGTTTCGCGAGAGTCCGGTCGATTTCACCGTCTTCCATCCCCAGTCCATCACCATCTTCGAGGACGGCCTCACGTCGATGGGGAAGGCCCGCGAGTTCGTGGAAGCCCATCCGAACCGAAGCGCGCAGTTGGCGAGCATCGACATCATCGGCATGGAGAACCCGGGCGACGAACTCGCCCGGCAGGCCGACGAGTACGGCGTCCACGGCGTGAAAGTCTACCCCTCCTACTGGAGCGACGACGGGCACACGGGGTTCAAGATGGACGATGCCGAGACTGCGTTCCCGCTCTGGGAGCGGTGCGCAGACTTGGGTCTCGACGTGGTTGCCGTTCACAAGGCGGTCCCGTTCGGGAACGTCCCGCTCGACCCGTACCGGGTCGACGATATCGAGGAGGCCGCCGCGAGTTTCCCGGACCTGAACTTCGAAATCGTCCACGGCGGGTTCATCCTCGCCGAGGAGACGGGCTACCGCATCGCGGAACACGACAACGTCTACGTCAACCTCGAAATCACGGCGGCCGACGCCGCGACCCGGCCCGACCAGTTCGTCGAGACGATGGAGAACCTGCTGTGGGCCGGCGGGAAGGAGGCCGTCGAGAAAGTCATCTGGGGCTGTGGCACGCCGCAGTTCCACCCGCGACTGCTGCTCGAGTCGCTGTGGGAACTCGACTTCCCCGAGATGGAGTCCCGTGACGGCACCTACACGATTACCGACGACGACAAGCGGAAGATGGTCGGTGCGAACCTCGCCGACGCCCACGGGTTCGACGTGGACGAACTGCAGGACGCCATCGGCGACGACGAGTACGCCGACACCGACCTCGCCGACCCGTACTCCACGACCCCCTTCGAGGTGGAAGCATGA
- a CDS encoding metal-sulfur cluster assembly factor yields MSTDDGAAVDTAADASVTPDRIRDELRAVVDPCTAANGSNLDIVEMGLVESVTVDGSEARVEMHLTTPACHMVPYFITEITDCVEPLAGVESVTVDTDAGMEWTPEMMTDAARAKRDATLERYEARYSGDRATE; encoded by the coding sequence ATGAGCACGGACGACGGTGCGGCCGTGGATACTGCGGCCGACGCTTCGGTCACACCCGACCGCATCCGCGACGAACTCCGGGCTGTCGTTGACCCCTGTACGGCGGCCAACGGGTCGAACCTCGACATCGTAGAGATGGGGCTGGTGGAGTCGGTCACCGTCGACGGCAGCGAGGCGCGCGTCGAGATGCACCTCACGACGCCGGCCTGTCACATGGTCCCGTACTTCATCACGGAGATAACGGACTGCGTGGAACCGCTCGCCGGCGTTGAGTCGGTCACCGTCGACACCGACGCCGGGATGGAGTGGACGCCCGAAATGATGACTGACGCTGCCAGAGCCAAGCGGGACGCCACGCTAGAACGGTACGAGGCACGCTACAGCGGCGACCGCGCTACGGAGTGA
- a CDS encoding cold-shock protein, translated as MANGKVDFFNDTGGYGFIDTEDADEDVFFHMEDVGGEDLTEGTDIEFDIEQAPKGPRATNVVRN; from the coding sequence ATGGCAAACGGTAAAGTTGATTTCTTCAACGACACAGGCGGTTACGGTTTCATCGATACTGAGGACGCGGACGAGGACGTTTTCTTCCACATGGAGGACGTTGGCGGCGAGGACCTCACCGAAGGTACTGACATCGAGTTCGACATCGAACAGGCCCCCAAGGGCCCGCGCGCGACGAACGTCGTTCGCAACTAA